Within Porites lutea chromosome 2, jaPorLute2.1, whole genome shotgun sequence, the genomic segment ACTCACGAAGTAGGGATTTCCTTTAGTGCTatgtttcttctattttcctatgaaagtagccgggggaaatcccctgCCCCTCCTCTTAATGACATCCCTGAGTAGGAAGCCACTTCCATTAGGAAATCCAAAGACATGATCAAATGTTTTAAGGATGCAATTTTATAgccttaaaacaaataacaattaAGTCTGACAAAGACTAAGGCTCAGATAATTTCAATCTTAAATATGTCTCCAACTACAACAATGTTGTAAGGAAAGCACTAGACCACATGTAATGCTAAATGACACACACCTTTGGATTTATCGATGCTAATAACAATCTCTTTTCTTGATGTGTTGTAATCCTTTTTGTTCCATGCAGTGACCTAAAACCAAATAACCATTGTTACAGTTACATCACCTACCCTAAAAGAGTGACAAAAACCCAGCAATTACACCAAACAAATTGCGGAATGACAAAATGTTGTGTTTTGGTTGCAGCATTGGTGACTCATTTGCTTATACGCCCTTTGCAGAACTTGGTCAAATACTTGGATACCACTAAGCAACTGCTCACCGGATGCAAGCCATCCAAACATCCAATCTGATCATAAAGCTATGGGAGTGATTGGGCGAAGCATTCCCAGGTTAGGTAATTCAGACATCTTTAAAGTCTTCTTTAATCTAGTCCAGTCATTTTGgttaatttttgccaaataatTAAACTAGGAATTCTTTGCTTCATGGCGTGCAAAGCTTTGTGATTaaaatgaaagcttaaaaggcTTCCTATCCAGTGAGCAGGTTCTGTTATACTATTATTCTTGCTGCTTTCAACATGTTTTAACTCTTGACGgtcatttttgtgctttttACCAAGGGTCTATGAAgcagttattttacattgtacCTCCAAAACTATTTGACTTGAGACTTCAGGTCCCGGAGTGCCATAAATGAAGGCTCTATCAGTTGGCTGATCTTGCTCCAGTAGTAACCAGGGAGGAAGATCTGGCAACCCTAATGTAGAAGCTATAAATTTTACCTCTGTCTGGCCAGCTGAATGAGATACAAAAATACAGACATTAGTCTCCCCAATGGAAACATATGTTTATTATGAAAATCACTGCACTAAAAATGTACAGTTCGACATTATAATATCTATTAATACCTTTAAGCTCCAAGAATGACATGAATTTTCTCAGTACACTTTCAAGAGAAAATGTTGTGAGAATTAATGACATGAACacaaaagggaaaatgctttgatctttcactAGATTTCCCGAATCTTtgtaaaatgtatggagatcagtctgaagaatttgtatgtgcatattgtggcttaaagggttaaaggtaATACAAGATTTACGGAGATATATATGGAACTAAGTcatacattttttatttaaagtaaAGCTCACTTTAAAATTATTAGGTACatcataaaaaaaatctttaaaaaccaCCTGAGCTAAACTATTCTAAAATAGATGACAAAACTTACAAGCACTTGGAATAAATTCAGAGACAATAAGCTCTTTTTGAAGAAATATTCCAACAGTAGCACCTGTGGTAATATTGGATGTCCTGCTTAACTGAATGCAGGCAAAAAGGAACCCTGCAAAGAAGATATTAATAATGTTGTGCCATATCAGAAAGAACCTCCATGTACTGCACTAGGATTAAGCTTGCATACTATGGAAATTAAGTTAGCATATATTGACCAATTATTTTGTTAAGTGAATTAAATTGACATAGGAATAATAATTAATAGATTAATTTTTGGGAAGTAATCATTTCAAAAGACCTTTGAGATGTACTACTTGCTATACTGCATTCCATAAATCCTGAACTCTACACAGATATACAGATGCAGTTAAAAGAatactacaacgtgaaacttgtAGATACTTAAATACTTGGCTCTTGCCACAACTGGAAACAACAGTGGGCTAAAACTTCTGGTATTTTCAGATTTACAAgaaagataagaaataaaaaataaacgatCTTAGAATACCGTTTTTCCCGAACGAagtaaatttgaaagttttttttagttGATGCCTTAGTTTTATTTGTCTGTGAGGGAAATAAGGGGGGCAGAGTATTCTACAATTTATCACACAAAATTAAGCAGAGACAGATGAGTTCTGAAACAGCCACCAAAGATTCTTGGATAAACACTGTGTAGCTGTCGACTGATATGCATCTTGGGCCACTTCAACATAACTTTAATACCTACAAACTTACCGAGCGCAAAGGCAAGATTCAGAGTCATCATCTTCTAATCGCAGCAGTTTCTTTAAGAATCTAGAAAGAAGATATAGACGCCCTTTCTGAATAAAATTGTACTCAGTAGACCAGaactttattttataaagtgTCCAAATACTTTTGAGACCTACCTTCGCCTGTTTTAGGACCAATAAAGCCACTGCTCGTTCTGAAACACTTTGACGACCTTCCGTGATATCTCAAGtggcaaatgtaaacaaaattatCTCAATTATAGGCTTCAGTGGGTGAAAAATATCACACAGAGCGAACTATGTGTTTAACCCAACATTTGCAAGCTGTTTTGGAATTTTCAGACGCCTTAAAGGACTACCGCTGACCACGTCAATAAATTCCCAGACCTCTTTGCGTGACCTATTGCCAATATCCCGGATGTTCCATCAACCTCTTCCCTCTTTTCGTGGTGGCTGTGCAACATTCAGTCTGAAAGTGAATTCGGTCGGGTCGTAAAGAACTCATCCACACAGCCATCAGACCTCAATCACATCTCAATCCATTAAAAATATGCCTCCTAAGTTCGATCCTAACGAGATTAAAATTGGTAGGTTAACCTTTGAGAAATTTAGCGGATAATTTTGTTGAGGAGTTTGCtcatctttttaaaatttgtcataTTTCTCGTGTTCCTGTTAGTTTACTTGAGAGCCACTGGCGGTGAAGTTGGTGCTACATCAGCCCTTGCCCCCAAGATCGGTCCTCTTGGTTTGGTGAggaatattttgttgttgattttatAATATATTGAGTTAAAAGTCAGCGTAAAGAAGAAGTGTGAGAATGGTCAAGGTTTGTGTTTTGTACACGTGCAGAATAAATTATCCATGATCACTTTGGTTTCACCCCAGAAAACATAGCTACCCTTGATGtcatattttacattttatccTGTCATATCTGTTCTCACTGCGGTAAAACAGACATCATGGTTCTGGTTGCATCATTGTGGCAAATTATAGCTAAAACACAAACCGTGGCCTTGTTAAGGTTTTTGCTTTTATGCAAAAACTGAATTctaccagggcccagttgttcaaaagctggatagccctatctactggataaatcactgtccagtggataagtattaaggaaaccaattgcactatccaatggatagaaatttatccgctggatagcgctatccatcttttcaacaactggggccagaactTTAACTTAATACATAGTTCTTTCCCAATGATAATTTTCAGTCCACTACAACATTGCAACATTGTCTGAAGAGTGTTTTGTTCCATCATTATTGCCCTTTAAACCCATTAACAATAGATGGGTGTGGGGAAGGTGCCTCATGAAACAGAAGGGGGCCACAAGCGAGCCTAgaaggtaaccatgacaaccctgtgagtAGCACCCACCAGGCACCATTACACTGAGAACCTCAGTGGAAAAAGGTTCAGATACTTACTAAAAAGAGCATCCAGAGAGGAGGGAGGGTTGGGGGCAAAAAAACAACTATAACTACTGCACGCAAAAGCAACGTAAGCAAAATGATTGACTCCTGCAACAGCACTGTAAAATCACTAGGGCCCTGCTAAACGCCAAGACCGCTCCACATTCAAGACCGCCCCACTGGCCAGCATTGTCTTATGTTTAACCTCACCTAAATTACGTGTAGCCACATTAAAGTCTTTGTTGCAAATCTTCCCACGTTATCGTCTAAAGGCAACTTCTGAGAAATGATTACCCTAAGAGAATCATCCTACGACCAAACCAACCTGTCAGTTTGTGCTATCCAATTTATACCTATTTTTATGCACATTTTAACTACTTTAGTCCCCCAAGAAAGTTGGTGATGATATCGCCAAGGCAACACAGGACTGGAAGGGATTGCGTATCACTGTTCAGTTGACCATCCAGAACAGACAAGCTAAAGTGTCTGTTGTGCCAAGCGCATCATCATTGATCATCAGAGCTCTCAAGGAACCCCCAAGAGATCGCAAAAAAGTTAAGAACAGTGAGTGATCACTTGAATTTCTTAGTGCTTAGTGGTCTTAATTCTTTGAATGGGTAGTGTGTACTGGTAATTGTCAGAAAATTTAGGAAAAGCTAGTTTTATCATTGAAATCACCAGctgattttgcctttttttactaGAAAGAATACTTGGCTAAAACCTAATAACCTTAATTAGGCAGCTAGGCTGAGTGCTTAAAAACTCCTTACAGTGTGCGACCACACAAACCGAGGCCAATCAGACAAAAT encodes:
- the LOC140927064 gene encoding large ribosomal subunit protein uL11-like, with translation MPPKFDPNEIKIVYLRATGGEVGATSALAPKIGPLGLSPKKVGDDIAKATQDWKGLRITVQLTIQNRQAKVSVVPSASSLIIRALKEPPRDRKKVKNIKHSGNLTLDNIKEIARTMRPRSMARKLEGTVKEILGTCQSVGCTVEGQPPHDIIDKINDGQIEIEEE